Proteins encoded within one genomic window of bacterium:
- a CDS encoding iron-sulfur cluster assembly accessory protein, translated as MVNLTQEATSKLTLTVTPEAATHIKEALGAQSRTDLALRLYIKPGGCSGFGYGMGLDSAKAGDLSFDHDGIPVVIDPHSAPYLEGAEVGYRVEAMGGGFTITSPHVSSGGGCGSGGCGSGGCGTGHSQEAPAAKSGGCGSGCGCG; from the coding sequence ATGGTGAATCTTACCCAAGAGGCCACGTCCAAGTTGACGTTGACGGTGACCCCCGAGGCCGCGACCCACATCAAGGAAGCGCTCGGCGCCCAGTCGCGCACCGATCTCGCGCTGCGCCTCTACATCAAGCCGGGCGGCTGCAGCGGCTTCGGCTACGGCATGGGGCTCGACTCCGCCAAGGCCGGCGATCTGAGCTTCGACCACGACGGCATCCCCGTGGTGATCGACCCCCACAGCGCCCCCTACCTCGAAGGTGCCGAGGTCGGCTACCGCGTCGAGGCCATGGGTGGCGGCTTCACCATCACCAGCCCCCACGTTTCTTCGGGCGGCGGCTGCGGCTCGGGTGGTTGCGGGTCGGGCGGCTGCGGCACCGGCCACAGCCAGGAAGCGCCTGCTGCCAAGTCGGGCGGTTGCGGCTCGGGCTGCGGTTGCGGCTAA
- the aroF gene encoding 3-deoxy-7-phosphoheptulonate synthase, protein MLVVMAQDAQPTDVERVIAAIREMGFEARPMPSERRTAIGVVGNDRRVDSSTIEGLPGVAEVIHVSAPYKLVSREWQARDTVIALPNGVEIGGSQVVVMAGPCGVESEQQLMETAEAVAKAGARVLRGGAFKPRTSPYSFQGMGLEGLKLLAKARDAYGLAIITEAIDPESLDMVEEYADIIQLGARNMQNFALLKRAGRAKKPVMLKRGPSATLKEWLLAAEYILAEGNTQVIMCERGVRSFEDYTRNMFDLNAIPVIKQLSHLPVVGDPSHGTGRRELVSPVSRGAIAAGADGIIVEVHRNPQEAKSDGMQSLYPTQFEELMKGLRATAESLGRTL, encoded by the coding sequence ATGCTCGTCGTCATGGCTCAGGATGCCCAACCCACCGACGTGGAGCGTGTCATCGCGGCGATCCGCGAGATGGGCTTCGAGGCGCGCCCCATGCCGAGCGAGCGCCGCACGGCCATCGGCGTGGTCGGCAACGACCGCCGCGTCGACTCGAGCACCATCGAAGGCCTGCCCGGCGTGGCCGAGGTGATCCACGTCTCGGCCCCCTACAAGCTCGTCAGCCGCGAGTGGCAGGCCCGCGACACCGTCATCGCCCTGCCCAACGGGGTAGAGATCGGCGGCTCCCAGGTCGTCGTGATGGCGGGGCCCTGCGGGGTCGAGAGCGAGCAGCAGCTGATGGAGACGGCCGAGGCCGTGGCCAAGGCCGGCGCCCGCGTGCTGCGCGGCGGCGCCTTCAAGCCCCGCACCAGCCCTTACTCCTTCCAGGGGATGGGCCTCGAAGGCCTCAAGCTGCTCGCCAAGGCGCGCGACGCCTACGGTCTGGCCATCATCACCGAGGCGATCGATCCCGAGAGCCTGGACATGGTCGAGGAGTACGCCGACATCATCCAGCTCGGCGCGCGCAACATGCAGAACTTCGCCCTGCTCAAGCGGGCCGGCCGCGCCAAGAAGCCCGTCATGCTCAAGCGCGGGCCGTCGGCCACCCTCAAGGAGTGGTTGCTCGCCGCCGAGTACATCCTCGCCGAGGGCAACACCCAGGTCATCATGTGCGAGCGCGGGGTCCGCAGCTTCGAGGACTACACCCGCAACATGTTCGACCTCAACGCCATCCCGGTCATCAAGCAGCTCTCGCACCTGCCGGTGGTGGGGGATCCCTCGCACGGCACCGGCCGCCGCGAGCTGGTCTCGCCGGTCTCGCGCGGGGCGATCGCCGCGGGTGCTGACGGCATCATCGTCGAGGTCCACCGCAACCCGCAAGAGGCCAAGAGCGACGGGATGCAGAGCCTCTATCCGACCCAGTTCGAAGAGCTGATGAAGGGCCTGCGCGCCACGGCCGAGAGCCTCGGCCGAACCCTGTAA
- a CDS encoding inositol monophosphatase gives MQKLRAFAESLATGAGSILREHHGKRHTIEYKGEIDLVTEVDRAAEAYMRARIAEIYPDHEILGEEEGLKTSGSAYRWLLDPVDGTTNYAHGFPYYCVSVGLEHEGRVIVGAVYNPMLDELFSAALGEGATLNGTPIAVSETTELRRSLLTTGFPYHVIQEGSNLPLFIRFLYRCQAVRRAGSAALDLCHVACGRYDGFWEPGLSAWDVAAGSLIVQEAGGRMSDYQGNPFDPYAKELLASNGPLHEAMMAVINEQNPD, from the coding sequence ATGCAGAAACTTCGAGCCTTCGCCGAGTCCCTCGCCACGGGTGCCGGGAGCATCCTGCGCGAGCACCACGGCAAACGTCACACCATTGAGTATAAGGGAGAGATCGACCTGGTCACCGAGGTCGATCGCGCCGCCGAGGCCTACATGCGCGCGCGCATCGCCGAGATCTACCCGGATCACGAGATCCTGGGCGAGGAGGAGGGCCTCAAGACCTCCGGGTCGGCCTATCGCTGGCTCTTGGATCCGGTGGACGGCACCACCAACTACGCCCACGGCTTCCCCTACTACTGCGTCTCGGTCGGCCTCGAGCACGAGGGCCGCGTCATCGTGGGGGCGGTCTACAACCCGATGCTCGACGAGTTGTTCAGCGCGGCTCTCGGCGAGGGTGCGACCCTCAACGGCACGCCGATCGCGGTCTCCGAGACCACCGAGCTTCGCCGCTCGCTGCTCACCACCGGCTTCCCCTATCACGTCATCCAGGAGGGCAGCAACCTGCCCTTGTTCATCCGCTTTCTCTACCGCTGCCAGGCGGTGCGGCGGGCAGGATCGGCGGCTCTCGACCTGTGCCACGTGGCCTGCGGCCGCTACGACGGCTTCTGGGAGCCGGGCCTCTCGGCCTGGGATGTGGCGGCGGGCTCGCTCATCGTCCAGGAGGCGGGCGGGCGCATGAGCGACTACCAGGGCAACCCCTTCGACCCTTACGCCAAGGAGCTGCTCGCGTCGAACGGCCCGCTGCACGAGGCCATGATGGCGGTCATCAACGAGCAGAATCCCGACTGA
- a CDS encoding transglycosylase SLT domain-containing protein, whose translation MKRALALALVAATLWTAGASPLVAPASAFPFSFESETQVRQAFETTLQEYRQALAEGAGPDWQAYIDRFEAFRGRLKGKVWERRMEAVLMDCAARAGAAVDGRGVLDADAPDWLLLAGGQALSQTDAAEAREAYGRLIEDYPKSPLVGEARMALGELLLASDPAAAARHLLPLARAGTVEPLAERALFLLGTQGPEAERLARLREHRARYPKGPNRFAVARALSKQEDLSATERLDLAGILLEAAEYGPAERLLKGLKSGLAVFRQGRAAWRLGDYDRGVTLLKKAMVLDPSLKARALVTLGQLEEKRKRRPQAIAYYREAAKDKGDAGLEAYTRWSAMYRRVDDEDNAKVVDLRLIQAFPRSEEATEARWRFLWRAYQAKRYDEAKLWAQRMGDAILVKVQGPSGLYWLGRLAEREGDREEARASYQRVLTKSPRSYYGWRSRFRLAALDEGKPDPGFAVRPVEVSPRAEDLTPLFETKPPKGDYLRQIAAFPAPLKELIYLGQVDPALRHAQRTGASDDLKAWLSLQGGRYSKAIAFSEGVDPYLSYPLGYYPLVKAAADPQGIDPLLFTSLVKQESLFDPQARSWVGAMGLSQLMPGTAEWVGKKVPGPVKALTDPFWNLKLGAYYLSWVQKRLSDQPVFAVAAYNAGPNAVKKWIDANGHQDVDVWVELIPYPETRHYVKKVFGNYWTYQALYGK comes from the coding sequence ATGAAACGCGCCTTGGCGCTCGCTCTCGTGGCGGCGACCCTGTGGACGGCAGGGGCGTCGCCCCTCGTCGCCCCTGCTTCGGCCTTCCCGTTCTCCTTCGAGTCCGAGACGCAGGTCCGGCAGGCCTTCGAGACGACTCTGCAGGAGTATCGCCAGGCCCTCGCCGAAGGCGCCGGGCCTGATTGGCAGGCCTATATCGATCGCTTCGAGGCCTTCCGAGGCCGGCTCAAGGGCAAGGTCTGGGAGCGCCGCATGGAGGCCGTCCTCATGGACTGTGCCGCCCGCGCGGGTGCTGCGGTCGATGGCCGTGGCGTCCTCGACGCCGATGCGCCCGACTGGCTCCTCTTGGCCGGGGGACAGGCTCTTTCGCAGACGGATGCCGCCGAGGCCCGCGAGGCTTATGGCCGTTTGATCGAGGATTACCCCAAGAGCCCGCTCGTCGGCGAGGCCCGCATGGCCCTCGGCGAGTTGCTCTTGGCCTCGGATCCCGCCGCCGCGGCGCGCCACCTCTTGCCGCTCGCACGGGCGGGGACGGTAGAGCCGCTCGCCGAGCGCGCCCTCTTCTTGCTCGGAACCCAGGGTCCCGAGGCGGAGCGCCTTGCGCGCCTGCGCGAGCACCGCGCGCGCTACCCGAAGGGGCCCAATCGCTTCGCGGTGGCCCGGGCCCTCTCCAAGCAGGAGGACCTGAGCGCTACCGAGCGCCTGGATCTGGCGGGCATCTTGCTGGAGGCGGCCGAGTACGGGCCTGCCGAGCGTTTGCTCAAGGGGCTCAAGTCGGGGCTTGCGGTCTTCCGACAGGGACGGGCCGCCTGGCGCCTGGGGGACTACGACCGGGGCGTGACCCTGCTCAAGAAGGCCATGGTGCTCGATCCGTCCCTCAAGGCGCGCGCGCTCGTGACCCTCGGCCAGCTCGAAGAGAAGCGCAAGCGCCGTCCCCAGGCGATCGCCTACTACCGCGAGGCCGCCAAGGACAAGGGCGACGCCGGTCTCGAGGCCTACACGCGCTGGAGCGCCATGTACCGCCGAGTGGACGACGAAGACAACGCCAAGGTCGTCGACTTGCGCCTGATCCAGGCTTTCCCCCGCTCCGAGGAGGCCACCGAGGCGCGCTGGCGCTTCCTGTGGCGAGCCTACCAGGCCAAGCGCTACGACGAGGCCAAGCTTTGGGCCCAGCGCATGGGCGACGCCATCCTGGTCAAGGTGCAGGGCCCCTCGGGGCTCTACTGGCTCGGGCGCCTTGCAGAGCGCGAGGGCGATCGCGAGGAGGCCCGCGCGAGCTATCAGCGGGTCTTGACCAAGAGCCCGCGCTCGTACTACGGCTGGCGCTCGCGCTTCCGCCTGGCGGCGCTCGACGAGGGCAAGCCCGATCCGGGCTTCGCGGTGCGCCCGGTCGAGGTCTCGCCGCGCGCCGAGGACCTCACGCCCCTCTTCGAAACCAAGCCTCCCAAGGGCGACTACCTGCGGCAGATCGCGGCCTTCCCCGCTCCGCTCAAGGAGCTGATTTATCTCGGTCAGGTGGACCCTGCCCTGCGGCACGCGCAGCGCACGGGGGCCTCGGACGACCTGAAGGCCTGGCTCTCGTTGCAGGGCGGGCGCTACTCCAAGGCGATCGCCTTCTCGGAGGGCGTCGATCCTTACCTGAGCTATCCGCTGGGCTACTACCCCCTGGTCAAGGCCGCGGCCGATCCGCAGGGGATCGACCCCCTGCTCTTCACCTCGCTGGTCAAGCAGGAGAGCCTCTTCGACCCGCAGGCGCGGTCGTGGGTGGGGGCCATGGGCCTCAGCCAGCTGATGCCGGGCACCGCCGAGTGGGTGGGCAAGAAGGTGCCGGGGCCCGTCAAAGCCCTGACGGACCCCTTCTGGAACCTCAAGCTGGGGGCTTATTACCTCTCCTGGGTGCAGAAGCGCCTGTCGGACCAGCCGGTCTTCGCGGTGGCGGCTTACAACGCGGGCCCCAACGCGGTCAAGAAGTGGATCGACGCCAACGGCCACCAGGACGTGGACGTGTGGGTCGAGCTGATCCCCTACCCGGAGACGCGCCACTACGTGAAGAAGGTCTTTGGGAACTACTGGACCTATCAGGCGTTGTACGGCAAATAA
- the hslO gene encoding Hsp33 family molecular chaperone HslO: protein MPDTLIKATAADGRIRAVAAFTTETVNEACRRHATSPTASAALGKALGAGLLVASATMKDPRGSLTIRVMGDGPLGLILVDARANGAVRGYVSRPDTYLPPTPHGTLDVGGAVGRSGTLSITHDNGLGGQPYTGTVELVSGELGEDFTHYMATSMQTPSALSLGIFVQPSGEVEVSGGLLVQLMPDAGDEIAERLEETLSKLPSFTQLARQYGSLDKILHAALSGFAVEILHSEESVRFECPCSTDRVMRALASLGPTEIREIIEEQGQAEATCHFCNEQYVVSREQLEELLVNQ from the coding sequence ATGCCTGATACCCTGATCAAAGCCACCGCCGCCGACGGCCGCATCCGGGCCGTCGCCGCCTTCACGACCGAGACGGTCAACGAGGCCTGCCGACGCCACGCCACGAGCCCGACCGCCTCGGCGGCGCTCGGCAAGGCCCTCGGCGCCGGCCTCCTGGTCGCGTCGGCCACCATGAAGGATCCCCGCGGCAGCCTCACCATCCGGGTGATGGGCGACGGCCCCCTGGGCCTGATCCTGGTCGATGCGCGCGCCAACGGCGCCGTGCGGGGCTACGTCTCGCGCCCCGACACCTACCTGCCCCCCACTCCCCACGGCACCCTCGACGTGGGCGGCGCCGTGGGCCGCTCGGGCACCCTCTCGATCACCCACGACAACGGTCTGGGCGGCCAGCCCTACACCGGCACGGTCGAGCTGGTCAGCGGCGAGCTGGGCGAGGACTTCACCCACTACATGGCCACCTCCATGCAGACCCCGTCGGCGCTCTCGCTGGGCATCTTCGTCCAGCCGAGCGGCGAGGTCGAGGTCTCGGGCGGCCTTTTGGTCCAGCTGATGCCGGATGCCGGCGACGAGATCGCCGAGCGCCTGGAGGAGACCCTCAGCAAACTGCCCTCTTTCACCCAGCTCGCGCGGCAGTACGGTAGCCTCGACAAGATCCTCCACGCGGCGCTCTCGGGCTTCGCCGTCGAGATCCTCCACAGCGAGGAGTCGGTCCGCTTCGAGTGCCCCTGCTCGACCGATCGCGTCATGCGCGCGCTGGCGAGCCTCGGTCCCACCGAGATCCGCGAGATCATCGAAGAGCAGGGCCAGGCCGAGGCCACCTGCCACTTCTGCAACGAGCAGTACGTGGTCAGCCGCGAGCAACTCGAAGAGCTGCTGGTCAACCAGTAA
- a CDS encoding TldD/PmbA family protein, whose protein sequence is MKDLAHRALNRAQLSGADYADVRFVKRAFETITVKDGHLAGLSLDESEGFGIRALYRGSWGFASSALVTPDEVERVAALATAIAKASHTVQREKVELGPPVATVGYYETPVGEDPFAVSLEEKIALLMAADAEMRAVPGIRATEASLGCQREEKTFASTEGAYIEQVLTETGCGIAATAVGEGDVQRRSYPNSFGRHQATRGFELVREVDLVGNARRIAEEAASLLTAPVCPSGVTTLVLDPTQLALQVHESIGHAIELDRVFGMEASFAGTSFLDPGMLDGFRYGSEIVNVTADATAPGGLGTFGYDDEGMPAQRAPIIEQGMFKGFLSSRETASKIGRESNATMRADGWERMPMIRMTNINLEPGEHSFERLIGEVEDGIYMHTNKSWSIDDKRVNFQFGCEIAWEIKGGKLGRLLKNPTYTGLTPEFWANCDAIGDASQWQIWGTPNCGKGQPGQTAHVGHGAAPARFRNVRVGILS, encoded by the coding sequence ATGAAGGATCTTGCCCATCGGGCGCTGAACCGTGCGCAGTTGTCGGGCGCGGACTACGCCGACGTGCGCTTCGTGAAGCGCGCCTTCGAGACCATCACCGTCAAGGACGGCCACCTAGCGGGCCTTTCCCTGGACGAGAGCGAGGGCTTCGGCATCCGGGCCCTCTACCGCGGGTCGTGGGGCTTCGCCTCGAGCGCGCTGGTCACCCCCGACGAGGTGGAGCGCGTCGCCGCCCTCGCGACGGCCATCGCCAAGGCCAGCCACACCGTGCAGCGCGAGAAGGTCGAGCTGGGGCCGCCGGTCGCCACGGTGGGGTATTACGAGACCCCCGTCGGCGAGGACCCCTTCGCTGTCTCGCTCGAAGAGAAGATCGCCCTCCTGATGGCGGCCGACGCCGAGATGCGCGCCGTCCCCGGGATCCGGGCGACCGAGGCATCGCTCGGCTGCCAGCGCGAAGAGAAGACCTTCGCCTCGACCGAGGGGGCCTACATCGAGCAGGTCCTCACCGAGACCGGCTGCGGCATCGCGGCCACCGCCGTGGGCGAGGGGGACGTGCAGCGCCGCAGCTACCCCAACAGCTTCGGCCGGCACCAGGCCACGCGCGGCTTCGAGCTGGTGCGCGAGGTGGATCTGGTGGGCAACGCCCGCCGCATCGCCGAGGAGGCGGCTTCGCTGCTCACGGCGCCGGTCTGCCCCTCTGGGGTCACGACCCTGGTGCTCGATCCGACCCAGCTGGCCCTTCAGGTCCACGAGTCCATCGGCCATGCCATCGAGCTGGACCGGGTCTTCGGCATGGAGGCCTCCTTTGCGGGCACGAGCTTCCTCGACCCTGGCATGCTCGACGGCTTCCGCTACGGCTCCGAGATCGTCAACGTGACGGCCGACGCGACGGCACCGGGCGGCCTCGGGACCTTCGGCTACGACGATGAGGGGATGCCCGCGCAGCGCGCGCCGATCATCGAACAGGGCATGTTCAAGGGCTTCCTCAGCTCCCGCGAGACGGCTTCCAAGATCGGCCGGGAGTCCAACGCCACCATGCGCGCCGACGGCTGGGAGCGCATGCCCATGATCCGCATGACCAACATCAACCTCGAACCGGGTGAGCACAGCTTCGAGCGCCTCATCGGCGAGGTCGAGGACGGCATCTACATGCACACCAACAAGAGCTGGAGCATCGACGACAAGCGCGTCAACTTCCAGTTCGGCTGCGAGATCGCCTGGGAGATCAAGGGCGGGAAGCTCGGGCGCCTGCTCAAGAACCCGACCTACACCGGCCTGACCCCCGAGTTCTGGGCCAACTGTGACGCCATCGGCGATGCGAGCCAGTGGCAGATCTGGGGCACTCCGAACTGCGGCAAGGGCCAGCCCGGCCAGACGGCCCACGTGGGCCACGGCGCCGCACCCGCCCGCTTCCGCAACGTCCGCGTGGGGATTCTGTCATGA
- a CDS encoding TldD/PmbA family protein codes for MTVTSKHLAERVLSLSQAAETEVLVAERESHLTRFANSEIHQNVSERNTEVRVRVIEGGRVGVASTNDLSEASLARLVERARMLARYAPPCDLPPLPGPQRYAAVPHAYAAATAAATPEDRARVAGVACRLALAAGLNAFGAFETAAGRRTIANSRGLFVTQEATKADYNLVVMGADSSGYSSFTAADVAGLDAEALAWVAINKALKSAHPVAIEPGAYTVLLEEDAVADLLDHVAAAGFGGQGLVDGVSFVAGRLGDRLFGSNVTVWDDPLGAEMLPAAFDAEGVGKERLCLIEKGVVRGVAHDSFTAHQLGVASTGHAFPAPSTSGPHPSHLRLEAGDATKADMLRGIERGILVTRFHYTNLADAHTATITGMTRDGTFLIENGEVTRPLKNLRFTSGGIDALNNVRAIARDTKLVPGWYGATRAPALVVDGFRFSGATLF; via the coding sequence ATGACCGTGACTTCAAAGCATCTGGCCGAGCGCGTCCTCTCTCTTTCGCAGGCCGCCGAGACCGAAGTGCTCGTCGCCGAGCGCGAGAGCCACCTGACCCGCTTCGCCAATTCCGAGATCCACCAGAACGTCTCGGAGCGCAACACCGAGGTCCGCGTGCGGGTCATCGAGGGCGGACGCGTCGGCGTCGCTTCGACCAACGACCTCTCGGAGGCCTCGCTCGCGCGCCTGGTCGAGCGCGCCCGCATGCTCGCGCGCTATGCGCCCCCCTGCGACCTGCCGCCCCTGCCGGGGCCGCAGCGCTACGCGGCGGTGCCCCACGCCTATGCGGCCGCCACTGCAGCGGCTACTCCCGAGGACCGCGCCCGGGTGGCAGGGGTGGCCTGCCGCCTGGCTCTGGCGGCGGGCCTCAACGCCTTCGGCGCCTTCGAGACCGCCGCGGGCCGCCGCACGATCGCCAACTCGCGCGGCCTCTTCGTGACCCAGGAGGCCACCAAGGCCGACTACAACCTGGTCGTGATGGGCGCCGACTCGTCGGGCTACTCTTCCTTTACCGCCGCGGACGTGGCTGGGCTCGATGCCGAGGCCCTCGCGTGGGTGGCCATCAACAAGGCGCTCAAGAGCGCGCACCCGGTGGCCATCGAGCCCGGTGCCTACACCGTCCTGCTCGAGGAGGACGCCGTGGCGGATCTGCTTGACCACGTGGCAGCGGCGGGCTTCGGGGGCCAGGGGCTGGTCGACGGCGTCTCGTTCGTGGCGGGGCGCCTGGGCGATCGCCTTTTCGGCTCGAACGTGACGGTCTGGGACGATCCGCTGGGGGCCGAGATGCTGCCGGCGGCCTTCGACGCCGAAGGGGTGGGCAAGGAGCGTCTCTGCCTGATCGAGAAGGGGGTCGTTCGCGGGGTCGCCCACGACTCCTTCACCGCCCATCAGCTTGGGGTGGCTTCGACGGGCCACGCCTTCCCGGCGCCCAGCACCTCGGGTCCCCATCCCAGCCATTTGCGACTGGAGGCGGGCGATGCGACCAAGGCCGATATGCTGCGCGGGATCGAGCGGGGCATCCTCGTCACCCGCTTCCACTACACCAACCTGGCGGACGCGCACACGGCGACCATCACGGGCATGACCCGCGACGGCACCTTCTTGATCGAGAACGGCGAGGTGACGCGCCCCCTCAAGAACCTGCGCTTCACCTCGGGGGGCATCGACGCCCTGAACAACGTGCGGGCGATCGCAAGGGACACCAAGCTCGTGCCCGGCTGGTACGGGGCGACCCGTGCCCCGGCGCTGGTGGTGGATGGCTTCCGCTTCTCGGGGGCGACGCTCTTCTAG
- a CDS encoding site-2 protease family protein, translated as MKGFRIATLFGIPIEINVSWLIIFTIIFWSLSAAVFPMTYPGLGRGVYLLMGAVTTVLFFASLIAHELSHSLVSQHFGLRVRRIVLFVFGGISETTQELPSPAIEFKVAIAGPLMSFALGALFALLARGLDTMPGFFAAAGVCAWLAVVNLALGLFNLLPGFPLDGGRVLRAAAWQATGSLRRATRIASRGGQIVGGLLMLWGLLRVMAGDLFGAIWIGFIGYLLFQAAASQYGEMVLHAALSGVGVGDLMTRDPQVLDPDMTLSAVVDDYLLRYPYEGYPVVDGHLDGLLQAKQVKAVPPEEWSRRRVREVMTPLGDAQALDPHASVADALQRFSQLDVGRLPVVEEGRVIGMLSQSDVIRYLAWHPEIEKSAGT; from the coding sequence GTGAAAGGCTTCCGGATCGCCACCCTGTTCGGAATTCCCATCGAGATCAACGTCTCCTGGCTCATCATCTTCACCATCATCTTCTGGTCGTTGAGCGCGGCGGTCTTCCCGATGACCTACCCTGGCCTCGGCCGCGGCGTCTACCTCCTCATGGGGGCGGTGACGACGGTGCTCTTCTTCGCCTCGCTCATCGCCCACGAGCTCTCGCACTCGCTGGTCAGCCAGCACTTCGGCCTGCGGGTGCGCCGGATCGTGCTGTTCGTCTTCGGGGGCATCTCCGAGACCACCCAGGAGCTGCCGAGCCCCGCCATCGAGTTCAAGGTGGCGATCGCGGGCCCCTTGATGAGCTTCGCCCTGGGCGCCCTCTTCGCCCTCTTGGCGCGCGGCCTGGACACCATGCCGGGCTTCTTCGCCGCCGCCGGGGTCTGCGCCTGGCTTGCGGTGGTCAACCTGGCCCTCGGCCTCTTCAACCTCCTGCCGGGCTTCCCCCTCGACGGGGGGCGCGTGCTGCGCGCCGCCGCCTGGCAAGCCACGGGCAGCCTGCGGCGCGCCACCCGCATCGCCTCGCGCGGCGGTCAGATCGTCGGCGGTCTCTTGATGCTCTGGGGGCTCTTGCGGGTGATGGCCGGCGACCTGTTCGGGGCCATCTGGATCGGCTTCATCGGGTACTTGCTCTTCCAGGCGGCAGCCAGCCAGTACGGCGAGATGGTCCTGCACGCGGCGCTCTCGGGGGTGGGGGTCGGCGACCTCATGACGCGCGACCCGCAGGTGCTCGACCCGGACATGACCCTCTCGGCGGTGGTGGACGACTACCTCTTGCGTTACCCCTACGAGGGCTACCCGGTCGTCGACGGCCATCTGGACGGACTGCTGCAAGCCAAGCAGGTCAAGGCCGTCCCCCCGGAAGAGTGGTCGCGCCGGCGGGTCCGCGAGGTCATGACCCCGCTGGGCGACGCCCAGGCGTTGGATCCGCACGCCAGCGTGGCCGATGCGCTCCAGCGCTTCAGCCAGCTCGACGTGGGACGCCTACCCGTGGTGGAGGAGGGGCGGGTGATCGGGATGCTCAGCCAGTCGGATGTGATCCGCTACCTGGCGTGGCACCCCGAGATCGAGAAGAGCGCAGGCACCTAG
- a CDS encoding Hsp20/alpha crystallin family protein, whose amino-acid sequence MALTRWEPMGVRTLRDQINRMFEDVMTPALRGGFGLMGPALDVYEKDGEVFIEAELPGMDIKDVEITSTENTLTLKGETTRETEVKEENFHRAERRFGSFVRTVELPSPINPEQARASFKDGVLTIHAPLAAGATPKRISVEGEQARGELPRTEQPQGEPPKNEQIPMS is encoded by the coding sequence ATGGCCCTCACGCGATGGGAACCCATGGGCGTTCGTACGCTCAGAGACCAGATCAACCGGATGTTCGAGGACGTCATGACCCCGGCCCTGCGCGGCGGGTTCGGCCTGATGGGGCCGGCGCTCGACGTGTACGAGAAGGACGGCGAGGTCTTCATCGAGGCCGAATTGCCCGGGATGGACATCAAGGACGTCGAGATCACCTCGACCGAGAACACCTTGACCCTCAAGGGCGAGACCACGCGGGAAACCGAGGTCAAGGAGGAGAACTTCCATCGGGCGGAGCGGCGCTTCGGCTCGTTCGTGCGCACGGTCGAGCTGCCGAGCCCGATCAATCCCGAGCAGGCCAGGGCGTCCTTCAAGGATGGCGTGCTGACCATCCATGCGCCACTCGCCGCCGGCGCGACCCCCAAGCGGATCTCCGTCGAGGGCGAACAGGCCCGAGGTGAGTTGCCGCGGACCGAGCAGCCGCAAGGCGAGCCGCCCAAGAACGAGCAGATACCGATGAGCTAG